From the genome of Campylobacter magnus, one region includes:
- a CDS encoding YkgJ family cysteine cluster protein, producing MIRQENFNFIFDESACGGCGGACCTGESGFIWINEAEITALASLLNISKDELKERYLYRLDGRYSIAEKPYNDGAACVFFNEINKNCSIYAARPQQCKSFPFWDRYKGLDADLNELCAECKGVKKL from the coding sequence AAGAAAACTTTAATTTTATCTTTGATGAGAGTGCTTGCGGTGGCTGTGGTGGGGCGTGCTGCACAGGAGAAAGCGGCTTTATATGGATAAACGAAGCCGAGATCACAGCCCTAGCAAGCCTATTAAATATCAGCAAGGATGAGCTAAAAGAGCGATATTTATACCGCCTTGATGGTCGCTACTCTATAGCAGAAAAGCCTTATAATGACGGTGCTGCTTGTGTATTTTTTAATGAAATTAACAAAAATTGTAGCATCTATGCTGCTAGACCACAGCAGTGCAAAAGCTTTCCATTTTGGGATAGATATAAGGGCTTGGATGCTGATTTAAACGAGCTTTGCGCCGAGTGCAAGGGTGTAAAGAAACTCTAG